The Burkholderiales bacterium genome includes a window with the following:
- the prfB gene encoding peptide chain release factor 2 (programmed frameshift) has product MEAEQLNLIAHTLADLESRTAEMRRFLDFDLKSKTLEEVRRALEDPQVWSDPEKAQQLGREKKALEGVVTTLTDLGQGLADSSELFELARDDGDDATLAAVRDDVARLAKTLEDLEFRRMFGNPMDPNNCFVDIQAGSGGTEAQDWAAMLLRMYVRYCERKGYAVEVLEESEGEVAGLKSASIKVGGDYAFGHLRTETGVHRLVRKSPFDSNARRHTSFASVFVYPEVDDSIEIEINPADLRIDTYRSSGAGGQHINKTDSAVRITHLPTNIVVQCQNDRSQHRNRAEAMAMLKAKLYELELRKRQAEQQKLEDSKTDIGWGHQIRSYVLDQSRIKDLRTNHEVGDTQRVLDGDLDDFIAASLKQGVQ; this is encoded by the exons ATGGAAGCGGAACAACTGAACCTGATCGCCCACACGCTCGCCGACCTCGAATCGAGGACGGCCGAGATGCGGAGGTTCCTT GACTTCGACCTGAAGTCGAAGACGCTGGAGGAAGTCCGCCGCGCGCTCGAGGATCCGCAGGTCTGGAGCGACCCGGAGAAGGCGCAGCAGCTCGGGCGCGAGAAGAAGGCGCTCGAAGGCGTCGTGACGACGCTCACCGATCTCGGACAGGGGCTCGCCGACAGCAGCGAACTGTTCGAACTCGCGCGCGACGACGGCGACGACGCGACGCTCGCGGCGGTCCGCGACGACGTCGCGCGTCTCGCGAAGACGCTCGAGGACCTCGAGTTCCGGCGGATGTTCGGAAACCCGATGGATCCGAACAACTGCTTCGTCGACATCCAGGCGGGCAGCGGCGGGACCGAGGCGCAGGACTGGGCGGCGATGCTCCTGCGCATGTACGTGCGCTACTGCGAGCGCAAGGGCTACGCGGTCGAGGTGCTCGAGGAGTCGGAAGGCGAGGTCGCGGGGCTCAAGAGCGCGTCGATCAAGGTCGGCGGCGACTACGCGTTCGGCCATCTGCGCACCGAGACCGGCGTCCACCGCCTCGTGCGCAAGAGCCCGTTCGACTCGAACGCCCGGCGACACACGTCGTTCGCGAGCGTGTTCGTCTACCCGGAGGTCGACGACTCGATCGAGATCGAAATCAATCCCGCCGACTTGCGCATCGACACCTATCGCTCGTCGGGCGCCGGCGGCCAGCACATCAACAAGACCGACTCGGCGGTGCGGATCACGCATCTGCCGACCAACATCGTCGTGCAATGCCAGAACGACCGCTCGCAGCACCGCAACCGCGCCGAGGCGATGGCGATGCTGAAGGCGAAGCTCTACGAACTCGAGCTGCGCAAGCGCCAGGCCGAGCAGCAGAAGCTCGAGGACAGCAAGACCGACATCGGCTGGGGCCACCAGATCCGCAGCTACGTGCTCGACCAGTCGCGCATCAAGGACCTCCGCACGAACCACGAGGTCGGCGACACCCAGCGCGTCCTCGACGGCGACCTCGACGACTTCATCGCCGCCAGCCTCAAACAAGGCGTGCAGTAG